AACCTTTTTCATATACCGTTAACGTATAGAAGTTGTTCATTTCGATCACTTTCTCGGGGCGAATTGGATGAGCCATTGGGCTAGCATCTTCAGCAAACTGAGCCGCTCGCATCACTTTAACGTTATTAATCCGATTAACCGAGCGAGATCCCAAATCGGAACTAAACTCTTGATCACGGAAAACGGTTAACCCTTCTTTAAGACTTAATTGGAACCAATCACGACAAGTAATACGGTTACCAGTCCAATTATGAAAATATTCATGACCAATAACAGATTCAATATTTAAATAATCTTTGTCTGTCGCTGTTTCACTTTTAGCGAGTACATATTTTGAGTTGAAAACATTTAGACCTTTGTTTTCCATTGCCCCCATATTAAAGAAGTCAACGGCAACAATCATATAAATATCAAGGTCATATTCAAGGCCAAAACGCTCTTCATCCCACTTCATGGCATTTTTTAGCGATTGCATAGCCCATGGCGCACGGTCAAGATTGCCTTTATCGACAAATAGTTCAAGCGCCACTTCGCGGCCAGTACGTGTAACAAAGGTATCCCTAAGAACATCAAAATCCCCTGCTACTAACGCAAACAAATAACTTGGTTTTGGGAATGGATCTTGCCATTTTACCCAATGGCGACCATCTTCTAATATGCCATCCGCAATGCGGTTACCATTTGATAATAAATAAGGATAGCGTTGTCGATCCGCCGTAATTGTAGTCGTGTAACGTGCTAACACATCAGGGCGATCTAAATAATAGGTGATATGACGAAAGCCTTCCGCTTCACACTGAGTACACAGTGCATCACCAGAAACATATAACCCTTCTAATGCGGTATTTTTTTCAGGACTAATTTCATTAACAATACGCAAAGTGAAGGATTCAGGCAACGATGACAGCACCAATTTACTATCTTGTTCTTGATAATCAGCCCATGCATGGCCATTTACTTCAACACTGATTAATTGCAAATCTTCACCGTGAAGCTCAAGCGTGGAAGAGTTCACATTCAGTCGTTTGACTTGGCTCACTGCCGTGACAACTGTTTTTGCAGGATCGAGATTAAAATCAAGGTCAATTTCTGAGATGGTGTAATCAGGGGCTTGATAGTCCTGACGATATTTCGCTTGTCGCAACTGGGTCATAAGTAACCTTTTTAATTCGTAAATTCGATATCGTAGTTTTCTCTTTGTTTTTTATACTCTTAATAGTTCGAGATGCAGCTAGGCGAAATGTGGGTGAATCTAGTCACTATGTTTTAAAACAATGCCTTAAAAAGTACTGCAACTTGAAGTATACGAGTATTCATACTATACGCTGCTACAGCTCTCTTGCCTATGATCAGGCTTTTAAAAACCATTTTCTGCATGACTCATCATTTCTAGACTCTAGTATCAACAATTGTTAAAAATTGGTTTGTTCGTTGATGCTATAACGCTGTTAAATAGAAAATTACGTGTTAGTATCATTTCATACTTTAATGGCCCAATATGTATATATTAACGTTTATTAAATAATATTATCGTTTGGGTAAGAAATTGGAAATGCGATACCAGCAATGAATGATCAATTTGACTTCTATCTTCTAGCAAAATGGGTATACTTTTCCAACTTTAACGATTTAGCTAATAAGTAGATAGCTCCGCGAGGACGCCTGCGCGCCATGAATCTAGACGCTACCCCGATTATTACATCACTGCTCGACACTGATGCTTATAAGCTTCATATGCAGCAGGCCGTGTTTCACCATTACAGCCAAGTTCCGGTTGTTGCCGAGTTCCGTTGCCGTAGTAGTGAAATTTTAGGCACCTATGCCAATGAAATCCGCCAACAAGTGCAATTAATGGCAGACCTCTCCCTAACCAAGGAAGAGTTCCATTACTTAAGTAGCCTACCTTTCTTTAAAGAGGACTACCTCACATGGCTGAAACAATTCCATTTCAAACCAGAGCAAGTCGATATCTCGACCACTGATGATGGGCAATTAGCTATTCGCATCAGTGGACCATGGGTCGAAGTGATTATGTGGGAAGTTCCCCTACTAGCTCTCGTCAGTGAAATTGTTCAACGCGATAGACATCCGCAAATTACTGCGGATGATGCTGTAAAACAGCTAAAAAAATTACTTACAGTGTTTTATAGCCAAGCGGAAGAGGATCATATCGACCTCAGCCGTTTCAAATTAATGGACTTTGGCACCCGTCGTCGTTTTTCATATGATGTACAATCCGCGATCGTGTCTGTGCTCAAAAAGGAATTCCCTTACCTTGTTGGAACAAGCAACTATAAGTTAGCTCATGAACTTGGACTCTCCCCTGTCGGGACACAAGCACATGAATGGTTCCAAGCTCACCAACAAATTAGCCCTGAGTTAGCCAATAGCCAAATAGCAGCTTTACAAAGCTGGCTTGATGAATATCCAGATCAACTTGGTATTGCTTTAACCGATTGTATCACCATGGATGCGTTCTTGCGCGATTTTGATGCCGATTTTGCGAAGCGCTACCAAGGATTACGCCATGATTCAGGTGATCCTATTGAATGGGGAGAAAAAGCGATTGCCCATTATGAAAAATTGGGTATCGATCCAATGAGCAAAACCTTGGTATTTTCCGATAGCCTTGATCTGCAAAAATCCTTAGAGCTTTATCGTTATTTCCACAAACGCATCAATCTGGTGTTTGGTATTGGTACGCGATTAACCTGCAATATACCCGGCGTTATTCCATTGAATATCGTCATTAAATTGGTTGAGTGTAATGGCAAACCCGTCGCTAAACTTTCTGATAGCCCGGGTAAAACCATTTGTGAAGATGATGAGTTCGTCAATCAGCTACGTAAAGCATTTGACCTACCAAAAATGGAAAAAGCCTGTTAATTCTTTTTTTCTTCCTTGTGTGATGCCTCTTACTACCATCTAGGCATCACACAAAAATAGACTTCTTCTTGCTATTCAGATATGAATTAGGTTATAGCTAAACCTGTTTGTTCCTTTATAGTGCAAAAGATAGTGCAAAAGTCGCGATTTTTTACTTGTTTCCTGCCCCACTGCAAGTAACATAGAAAGTCGAACCTGATATATCGCATTTCAGGAACACAAATACGTTCACTGGGCTATAAATAAGCATTAAATGCCTATTAAGCGCAGTGAAAATATCATTATTTATTTCGTTTATATAAAAGAGAGTAATTTTTATGATCGTAGCGCCTGTAGTCGATGTACTGCAAGGCCGTGTGGCGGTTGGCTCTGAAGTCACCGTTCAAGGCTGGGTACGTACAAGGAGAGATTCAAATGCTGGTTTTTCTTTCCTCGCCGTTTATGACGGTTCCTGCTTCAATCCATTACAGGCTGTCATCAATAATAATTTATCCAATTATAACGACGAAGTACTGCATTTAACGACAGGTTGTTCTGTTGAGGTCACGGGGATCGTCAAAGAGTCACCAGGCCAAGGCCAATCTTTTGAAATGGATGCAACCGCAGTGAAGGTAGTGGGTTGGGTTGAAGATCCTGACACATACCCAATGGCAGCAAAACGTCATAGCGTTGAATACCTTCGTGAAACAGCACATTTACGCCCACGTACTAACTTAATCGGCGCTGTTGCTCGTGTTCGTCACACCCTTGCACAAGCATTGCATCGTTTCTTTGATGAACAAGGCTATTTTTGGGTTTCAACCCCAATAATTACCGCATCAGATACCGAAGGCGCAGGTGAAATGTTCCGCGTTTCAACGCTGGACTATAACAACCTGCCACGTAACGATAAAGGCGAAGTTGATTTCAGTGAGGACTTTTTCGGCAAAGAAGCGTTCTTAACGGTATCAGGTCAGCTGAACGGTGAAGCTTATGCAACTGCACTGAGCAAAGTTTATACTTTCGGCCCTACCTTCCGCGCGGAAAACTCCAATACTAGCCGTCACTTGGCTGAGTTTTGGATGGTTGAGCCTGAAGTTGCATTTGCTAACCTTGATGATGTCGCGGGTCTCGCTGAGCAAATGCTGAAGTTTGTCTTCAAAGCTGCGCTGGATGAACGTCGTGATGACCTAGAGTTCTTTGCTCAACGTGTTGATAAAGAAGTTATCAATCGCTTAGAAAGCTTTGTAAGCTCAGATTTTGCTCAAGTAGACTACACTGATGCCATCAAGATCTTAGAAAATTGTGGCCAGAAATTTGAAAACCCAGTTTACTGGGGCGTCGATATGTCTTCCGAACACGAGCGCTATTTAGCTGAGCAACACTTTAAAGCGCCTGTTGTCGTTAAAAACTACCCGAAAGATATTAAAGCTTTCTATATGCGTCTTAACGAAGATGGCAAAACCGTGGCAGCAATGGACGTTCTGGCACCGGGTATTGGTGAAATCATCGGTGGCTCACAACGTGAGGAGCGCCTTGATATGTTAGATGCACGCCTTGCTGAGATGGGTATGAATAAAGAAGATTACTGGTGGTACCGTGATCTGCGCCGTTACGGCACCGTGCCTCATTCAGGTTTCGGTCTTGGTTTTGAACGCTTAGTGGCTTATGTCACTGGTGTAGGTAACGTTCGTGAAGTGATCCCATTCCCACGTACCCCAAGAAATGCTGCATTCTAATTCTTAACATCTATTCAATATCGGGCTGTTTTATGCTTAATAGCCCGATATTATTTTAGTTCATTAATGACTTCCCTTTATTATATTTGTTATCTGCATCACACTATTGCTTATATAGTTCAATAAATCACCTATTCGTGAGTGCCATTTACCTTAGCTAAGAAAAATCTGCTTTTCTCATCATTTTTTCGGTTTTCTTTGGATAAATCTATTACTTATCCCTCTCCAACTTGTTCAAAAAAAGCTCAATTTGACCTTTGAAAAAGTTCCCTAAATTTTGTAATTATTTTTAAACTGGTCAAACCTGTGGTTATTTTTTATTCTATTTTTTACATTTAGAAACACCTTGTTACCATTTGTTTCAGAATCTTTATTTTTGTAGCACTTTGAGGGTAGATAAATTTATTTAGCAATGGAACACTGGACGCCGACATAGACGACACTAATCTCTCATAAATAGTTCCAATTATTTTTGCGAATTATTTTTGGCAGTGGCAGGTGTCCGAATAACACCAATGAGGGTAATAATAATGATGAAACGCAATATTCTTGCAATGGTTATCCCAGCTCTGTTGGCTGCCGGCGCAGCAAACGCAGCTGAAGTATACAACAAAGATGGCAACAAATTAGACGTTTACGGTAAAGTTGACGTTCGTCACTATTTTGCTTCTGCTGACAAAGGCAAGAAAAGCGAAGATGGCGACGATTCACGTGTTCGTTTAGGTGTTAAAGGTGACACTCAAATCACTGACCAACTGACTGGTTTCGGTCGTTTCGAGTGGGAAACTAAGACTAACAAGTCTGAAAGCAACAACGAAAACAAAAACCGTCTAGCATATGCTGGTTTGAAATTTGCTGACTTCGGTTCAATCGACTACGGCCGTAACTACGGTGTTGTCTATGACACCAACGCATGGACCGACGTATTCCCACTGTGGGGCGCGGACACTATGGCTCAGACTGACAACTTCATGACTAGCCGTAACCGTAACCTGTTAACTTACCGTAACAACAATGCTTTCGGTTATGTTGATGGCCTGAGCTTTGCTCTGCAATATCAAGGTAAAAACGGCGACAACAACAAGTCTGGCGCTGGTATGGCTAAAGACAACGGCGACGGTTTCGGTTTGTCTACCGCTTATGACTTAGGTTGGGGTGTAACACTGGGTGGTGGTTACTCAAGTTCTTCTCGTACTCCAAGCCAACAAGCAGGTTCAGTAACTACCGGTACTGGTACTAGCGCAAAAACTTACTACAGTGCAACGGGTGATCGTGCTCAAGCATGGAACGTTGGTGGTAAATTCGACGCTAACAACGTTTACTTAGCAGCTATGTATGGCCAAACTCAGAATACATCTCGCTACGGTGACCTAGATCTGATCGCTAACAAAACTGAAAACGTTGAATTGGTGGCTCAGTACCTGTTCGACTTCGGTCTGAAACCATCTATCGGTTATAACCAATCTAAAGGTAAAAACTTAGGTAACGGTTACAACAACCAAGACCTAGTTAAATATATTTCTGTTGGTTCTTACTACTACTTCAACAAAAATATGTCTGCAGTTGTTGATTACAAAATTAACCTGCTGAAAGACAATGACTTCACTAAAGAATACGGCATCAATACTGACAACGTCGTTGGTCTGGGCCTAGTCTACCAATTCTAATTATTGTTTAAACAATAATTTAGATAGCAGTGAAATCTGTTTTTGAAAAGCAACGCTTCGGCGTTGCTTTTTTATTGTTCACTAAATGCACTTCAGTAAACAATCGTTTATTAAATATAAGGCTCCATCCTCAGAACCAACTATCCCCATACCTCCTGTTTTTCGTAATTAGCTTAAATTTTTTGCCAACGCATTACGACTAACCCGCAATGGATTTAGCGTATTTTGAATAAATTGTGTATCTTTTGCTAATTTATAGTTTTCCCCAACAAAATATTCTTTGGCACTTGCATCCCCTTTAGCCATATAAAGGATCCATGCAGTTGTTATCCCAGCAAACTCATTGTCCACCAAAGGCCTTAACGGGCTAAAGTGTGTTGCTGTCAGCGCTGTAGCTCCCCATGCAGGAACTTTCTTTATTAAAGGCAACAACCATAAACTAGGCCATGTAAAAGGTGGAACGACGACATCTGCCAAACCTGTCAATAATAGTGTCGGCTTCTTCACGGTTCCTCCCATAGCTAAAGGGCCTGGCTCAATAGATAGAGCCCCTGAAATACCGATATCAGAGTCAACCATAGCCAGTGCTTCGTCCGATAGACTTGCCGTTCGCAATGTCGCATGCCCTCCAGCGGAGTGCCCTGCAACGATACTATTTGCCAGATCGACCTTCCCATAGACAGGGGAATCAGGATCTCGATTCATTTGACTCAAAGAAAGGAAACCAAGCAGATGCATCGCAATAGTTGAATTAATAAAATTTGAGCTGATCACCACAATAAATCCATAGCTAGCCCAATGCGTTATCATCTCGGTATAATGCCCCTGATTCGATAAAATTCCTCCCACAAAGTTGATTACGGGGAGTTTTTCAAGGTTTGAAATATCTGATGGGTAATAAATACTGGTAGAAATAGGATCACCAAAACCATAAGGAAATGAGTCGTTGCATTTGATGTCAGAAAATGGAACTGCTAATTTAGATAGAAGCCCTACTAAGCCTCGGCAATCACCCATTACAGCGTTCGTAGAGACATCATGTAGCCCTACAATTCTAGCAAATTGTTCATTAGCCAAACCATACGCTTTTACCAATAGTGATTTAGGATTAACCTCATCACCCAATTGGTGCATTGGATCTGTTACAACCTCTGATTGCTCTAGCACCTCCCTAACACGATGATCTAACTCATTGTTGATATTATTTTTCATAAATATACCCACTGGTTTATTAGTAAGAAATCTTCTATACGAATTATTATTCTTTGAATAATTCGAACACCTGTACATTTGGTAAAAATATCTTCTAAAACATCTTGTTCAGTATTTTCCGAGCGACTACCACTAGCAGTATTACCAGCTACGCAAGAAAAGAAACCATGAAAAATGGAAGGGATATTAAAAAAAAATCAACGGGTTGTTCAAAGATTAAGTCACTATTCACAACAAATCGCTGGTAATAAAAAGAAGCAATGTTGATGGATAGAAGCATCTCGTAATAAACATTTTTTAGGGTTCAAGATAAGATTTTTAGATAAATGTAACCGCTCTTCTAATAACACTGCCTTTTGTGCTATTTATGGTCATATTGCATACAATTTATATCTATATCACAAGATCTTGCCAATTTTTGGCAAAACGGTTGGCAAATTGTTTTCTGCGCGTTAACCTGAGCATTCAACATTTTCGGCTTAACAACTGAGCTTTGGAATCGACAACATGTTTGAAAAAATTACTGCTGCTCCTGCTGACCCTATTTTAGGCCTTGCTGATAGTTTCCGTGCTGATCCTCGTGATAATAAAATTAACCTCGGTATCGGCGTCTACAAAGACGAATCAGGTAAAACCCCTGTATTAGACACAGTTAAAAAAGCAGAGAAATTTCTGCTAGAAAACGAAAACACCAAAAACTATCTTGCCATCAGTGGTATGCCAGAATTCGGTCGTGTGACCCAAGAGCTGCTATTTGGCAAAGATCATGAAATTGTCACCTCTAAACGTGCTCGTACTGCACAAGCTCCGGGTGGTACAGGCGCACTGCGTATCGCAGCAGATTTTATCGCTAACCAAACCAATGCAAAACGTGTTTGGATCAGTAATCCAACTTGGCCAAACCATAAAAACATTTTTGAAGCCGCTGGGTTAGAAGTCCTCACGTATAACTATTATGATGCAGCAAGCCATGGAATGGATTTTGCTGGTATGCTTAATAGCCTTGCTTCTGCGGTTGCAGGGGATGTCATTGTGCTGCACGGTTGCTGCCATAACCCAACCGGTATTGATCCAACTTCTGAGCAATGGGCTAAATTATCCACCCTGTGTGCAGAAAAAGGTCTACTCCCTGTATTTGATTTTGCCTATCAAGGTTTTGCAAAAGGCTTAGAGGAAGATGCGGAAGGTCTGCGTATCTTTACCAAAGAAAACCCTGAAATGATCGTCGCGAGTTCTTACTCGAAAAACTTTGGCTTATACAATGAGCGTGTTGGTGCCTGTACGATTATCGCTAAAGACAGTGACAACGCAGAACGTGCATTTAGCCAAGCAAAAGCCGTTATTCGTGCTAACTACTCAAACCCACCAGCACATGGTGCAGCAGTTGTTACGACTATTTTGTCTGATGAAGCACTAAAAGCTGAGTGGATCCAAGAATTGACCTCGATGCGTGAGCGTATTAAACGTATGCGCCAACTGCTAGTCAATACCCTTGAAGAAAAAGGCGCTAAGCAGGACTTCAGCTTCATTATAAACCAAAATGGTATGTTCTCCTTCAGTGGGCTAACAAAAGAGCAGGTAGAACGTTTACGTAGTGAATTTGGTATCTATGCAGTGAGCTCTGGACGTATTAACGTCGCAGGCCTAACACTTGAGAACATGGTTCCACTGTGTGACGCTATCGTTAAAGTAATCTAATTCTATACTCCAAATAATTCGAGTTGTAGTTAGAGCACCATTAAAGATGGACGGAGAGCATAGATATACATAGTGACTCTGTCAATATCGTGCAGTAGTAACGCTACAACTTGAAGTATGACGAGTATTATATAACGATTAAGATTTACGATGACAGGAATGCCCCTCTTGTGCAAACAGAGGGGCATTTTTTATTAGTCTACTACCAAACAGGTTGCTCATCTTGTAAGAACGGATTGGTTTTACGTTCATACCCTAGATCAGACATTGGCCCATGCCCTGATATAAATTGGTATTCATCGCCCAATGGTAAGACTTTATTTTTAATTGAAGAAATCAATGCTTGATGGTCTCCACGTGGAAAATCGCTACGCCCCACACCACCTTTAAATAATACATCGCCCATTGAAATAAGTTTGTCTGCATGATTAACAAATATAATATGACCTGGCGTATGTCCCGGACAATGCAATACATCAAAACTTAGTCCACCACAGGTTACTGTTTGCCCTTCTTCTAACCAATAATCAGGTGTAAAATCAGGACAATCGCCGATATTAAACATCGCATTTTGTTGGGCTAAATTTTCAATCCAAAATGCATCTTCTTTTTGCGGGCCATAAATTGGCACAGAAAAATGCTTTGAAATCGTTGCAGACGCACCAATATGATCAGAATGCCCATGAGTCAGTAATATTTTAGTCAGTTTTAGGTCACGACTTTCAATCGCCGCGATCAGTTTCTCTGCTTCACCGCCTGGGTCAACAATCACGGCTTCCAACGTATTTTCATCCCAAATAATGTGACAATTTTGCATAAATGGCGTTACTGGGATAATCATATATTTCATTGAACATTTGCTCCGTATTTATGCTGCATACGCACTAAGCCATCTGCGTAACAGCTAAAAGAATAAAAATAATTATTGGGAGCATACCGAAGTCAGAGAAGAGTGTAAATGAAGAGGAACAGCCACAACCAGCCATTCAAAATAATTTAAACATAACCAGTAAAACAAAAACAAATCAATTAATCATTCTAAAAATAAATTTGCTAACAATTATTCTAAATAATTCGCGTTGCAGCTAGGCGACAAGTGAGGATATCCCGGGGAGCATACATAAGTATGTGACTCGGGTAGCCGAGCGTAGTCAACAACGCTGCGGCGTGAAGTATGACGAATAATTAGAATAATTACCAAGTGCGGGCAGGGCCAGTATCAATATGCACAAAATTACTTCTTGGATAATACCCTACACCACCCGCTTTCATTTTCAGCGCGGCTTTACGAATATTACTCAACTGCAAACCTTCAATATGGAAATCCATCGCTTGCCCGCGAGTGTGGTAGCTTTTTTTAGCCACGCCACTACTGGTGCGACGCAATGCATTATTGGTTTCTAAAGAACGGTAACCAGAAATGAGTTGAATAGGTTTATTTGACCCCATCATCATCTGTAAAAGATAAATTTGATCGAATAATTTAGGATCAATCGTTTTTACTTTATCACTACGGTGATCACGGAATAGATGATTTAGCCGAGCAAGCTCTGATTTATTATAATGACGTCCATCAAAAAATTCTGTTTTCAAAAATTCACCTGTATTGATATTTTGAAAACGCAAAACTCTAGGTCTTGGGGTAGTCATAGCAGCAAATACATGACTTGGTAATAAACTCAACCCAAGGGTTGCTGCGCCAACACCCAACCACTTGCGGCGATTTTGGTCAATTATATCCATAGTGAATAACTCAGATTTTAATTATGCTCTTCATATTTCAAGTTACTGAACTATTGACTGACTACGTTCACTGGCACCAGTCACACAGTTTT
This portion of the Providencia manganoxydans genome encodes:
- the pncB gene encoding nicotinate phosphoribosyltransferase, translated to MNLDATPIITSLLDTDAYKLHMQQAVFHHYSQVPVVAEFRCRSSEILGTYANEIRQQVQLMADLSLTKEEFHYLSSLPFFKEDYLTWLKQFHFKPEQVDISTTDDGQLAIRISGPWVEVIMWEVPLLALVSEIVQRDRHPQITADDAVKQLKKLLTVFYSQAEEDHIDLSRFKLMDFGTRRRFSYDVQSAIVSVLKKEFPYLVGTSNYKLAHELGLSPVGTQAHEWFQAHQQISPELANSQIAALQSWLDEYPDQLGIALTDCITMDAFLRDFDADFAKRYQGLRHDSGDPIEWGEKAIAHYEKLGIDPMSKTLVFSDSLDLQKSLELYRYFHKRINLVFGIGTRLTCNIPGVIPLNIVIKLVECNGKPVAKLSDSPGKTICEDDEFVNQLRKAFDLPKMEKAC
- the asnS gene encoding asparagine--tRNA ligase; its protein translation is MIVAPVVDVLQGRVAVGSEVTVQGWVRTRRDSNAGFSFLAVYDGSCFNPLQAVINNNLSNYNDEVLHLTTGCSVEVTGIVKESPGQGQSFEMDATAVKVVGWVEDPDTYPMAAKRHSVEYLRETAHLRPRTNLIGAVARVRHTLAQALHRFFDEQGYFWVSTPIITASDTEGAGEMFRVSTLDYNNLPRNDKGEVDFSEDFFGKEAFLTVSGQLNGEAYATALSKVYTFGPTFRAENSNTSRHLAEFWMVEPEVAFANLDDVAGLAEQMLKFVFKAALDERRDDLEFFAQRVDKEVINRLESFVSSDFAQVDYTDAIKILENCGQKFENPVYWGVDMSSEHERYLAEQHFKAPVVVKNYPKDIKAFYMRLNEDGKTVAAMDVLAPGIGEIIGGSQREERLDMLDARLAEMGMNKEDYWWYRDLRRYGTVPHSGFGLGFERLVAYVTGVGNVREVIPFPRTPRNAAF
- a CDS encoding porin translates to MMKRNILAMVIPALLAAGAANAAEVYNKDGNKLDVYGKVDVRHYFASADKGKKSEDGDDSRVRLGVKGDTQITDQLTGFGRFEWETKTNKSESNNENKNRLAYAGLKFADFGSIDYGRNYGVVYDTNAWTDVFPLWGADTMAQTDNFMTSRNRNLLTYRNNNAFGYVDGLSFALQYQGKNGDNNKSGAGMAKDNGDGFGLSTAYDLGWGVTLGGGYSSSSRTPSQQAGSVTTGTGTSAKTYYSATGDRAQAWNVGGKFDANNVYLAAMYGQTQNTSRYGDLDLIANKTENVELVAQYLFDFGLKPSIGYNQSKGKNLGNGYNNQDLVKYISVGSYYYFNKNMSAVVDYKINLLKDNDFTKEYGINTDNVVGLGLVYQF
- a CDS encoding amino acid aminotransferase, translating into MFEKITAAPADPILGLADSFRADPRDNKINLGIGVYKDESGKTPVLDTVKKAEKFLLENENTKNYLAISGMPEFGRVTQELLFGKDHEIVTSKRARTAQAPGGTGALRIAADFIANQTNAKRVWISNPTWPNHKNIFEAAGLEVLTYNYYDAASHGMDFAGMLNSLASAVAGDVIVLHGCCHNPTGIDPTSEQWAKLSTLCAEKGLLPVFDFAYQGFAKGLEEDAEGLRIFTKENPEMIVASSYSKNFGLYNERVGACTIIAKDSDNAERAFSQAKAVIRANYSNPPAHGAAVVTTILSDEALKAEWIQELTSMRERIKRMRQLLVNTLEEKGAKQDFSFIINQNGMFSFSGLTKEQVERLRSEFGIYAVSSGRINVAGLTLENMVPLCDAIVKVI
- a CDS encoding MBL fold metallo-hydrolase; this translates as MKYMIIPVTPFMQNCHIIWDENTLEAVIVDPGGEAEKLIAAIESRDLKLTKILLTHGHSDHIGASATISKHFSVPIYGPQKEDAFWIENLAQQNAMFNIGDCPDFTPDYWLEEGQTVTCGGLSFDVLHCPGHTPGHIIFVNHADKLISMGDVLFKGGVGRSDFPRGDHQALISSIKNKVLPLGDEYQFISGHGPMSDLGYERKTNPFLQDEQPVW
- a CDS encoding YcbK family protein encodes the protein MDIIDQNRRKWLGVGAATLGLSLLPSHVFAAMTTPRPRVLRFQNINTGEFLKTEFFDGRHYNKSELARLNHLFRDHRSDKVKTIDPKLFDQIYLLQMMMGSNKPIQLISGYRSLETNNALRRTSSGVAKKSYHTRGQAMDFHIEGLQLSNIRKAALKMKAGGVGYYPRSNFVHIDTGPARTW